In Leishmania braziliensis MHOM/BR/75/M2904 complete genome, chromosome 29, a genomic segment contains:
- a CDS encoding putative peroxisomal targeting signal type 2 receptor, with product MPSFQMHPSFAGQSIRTNPWRPTQLILSASQNFGIVGSGKVYVVEAATGFQAGSPVSLVGCWGTSDGVFDACFSEVDQNIVVTACGDGVKVYSLAMSLNRDGVMPLVHNAEHQAEVSCVVWNSGRRDTFYSASWDTTIKMYSAAKPEASIVTMQEHFKEVYEVATTGHSPSSILSCSGDGSWKLWDTRTPQRSVLTQMAHQNQIVLSIDFCKRDPNIFASGGVDRTVRIWDARRPNQPLVSFPGHDQACRRVRFSTHNPSMLASCGYDMRVCVWDLSKPQQPLTARYQHHREFVVGLEWSQAAPNALVSTSYDGLAFFWSVGQAATPSLPTQQLPQAMPPPRVPRPRTKVLPGLPEPGMPIAMPAASPPRSPR from the coding sequence ATGCCATCCTTTCAGATGCACCCCAGTTTTGCGGGGCAGAGCATCCGCACCAATCCGTGGAGGCCGACGCAGCTTatcctctctgcctctcagAACTTCGGCATTGTGGGCTCTGGTAAGGTGTACGTCGTCGAGGCCGCCACGGGTTTTCAGGCGGGCTCACCGGTCTCCCTCGTCGGATGCTGGGGTACCTCCGACGGCGTCTTCGACGCGTGTTTTAGCGAGGTCGATCAGAACATCGTAGTGACCGCTTGTGGTGATGGCGTGAAGGTGTACAGCTTAGCGATGAGTCTCAACCGGGATGGCGTCATGCCCCTTGTGCACAACGCCGAGCACCAGGCAGAGGTGTCGTGTGTCGTGTGGAACTCAGGCCGCCGAGACACCTTCTACTCCGCCAGCTGGGACACTACCATCAAAATGTACAGCGCGGCGAAGCCGGAGGCGTCGATAGTGACGATGCAGGAGCACTTCAAGGAGGTGTACGAGGTGGCCACGACGGGGCACAGCCCGTCTTCGATCCTGTCCTGCTCCGGTGACGGCTCGTGGAAGCTGTGGGATACCCGCACCCCGCAGCGGTCTGTACTGACACAGATGGCACATCAGAATCAAATCGTGCTTTCCATCGACTTCTGCAAGCGTGATCCGAACATCTTCGCGAGCGGTGGCGTCGACCGTACCGTCCGCATCTGGGACGCTCGCCGACCCAACCAGCCGCTGGTCTCCTTCCCTGGCCACGACCAAGCCTGCCGCCGTGTTCGGTTCTCGACCCACAATCCGTCCATGCTTGCCTCCTGCGGCTATGACATGCGCGTATGCGTGTGGGACCTCTCGAAGCCGCAACAGCCCTTGACAGCCCGCTATCAGCACCACCGAGAGTTTGTCGTCGGCCTTGAGTGGTCGCAGGCCGCGCCGAATGCCCTCGTCTCTACCTCGTACGATGGATTGGCCTTCTTCTGGTCTGTGGGCcaggcagcgacgccgtcgctgccgacccagcagctgccccaggccatgccgccgccgcgcgtgCCTCGGCCGCGCACGAAGGTGTTGCCAGGATTGCCAGAGCCCGGCATGCCGATAGCGATGCCGGCGGCGTCTCCGCCGCGATCCCCTCGGTAA
- a CDS encoding putative U3 small nucleolar ribonucleoprotein protein MPP10 gives MPSNSTSASSPGKAMAGPKLVGQLRSSERVLDRLTSSSMDHLVASRRSGDAVLRESLTALYSLATKLHSPALRFASSTIETRKERHITTEQVWGQLNVLMRPVLRQLGNNVHRARLLYGGSAEGASAKATQQRSRKAKATTDKDDDGDRSADEPDGDVAGKAILSTRTSELDESDLDEEIESLLAKQAERRRLRKEARGGGGGGDDSWRYAFGKENAGEEDDEEDDWNGEGSDHGRLRRRRRQEVEEKVEEEVGMDFEEDVRDGALANQHARDRNLRAMVDAQDDAEPEEDLAALRELYGDDFEDDGRGFLGEEEDEDPDMEEDIELDDPANEAADDAYNERDGAYFGKGDILNDEAGDFEEEHGGYGSCARYSGGEDGDDTGVALQDEAKEMDEELLAALEDPSLSELQKERLREKHMVRKMEEKRLFSTDWSMVGETTASKRPRDALLEVDNLEFEYGMKATPVITEAFTAKLEDRIKQRIQDENYDDVKRKMVLSTEADITHLKYDAALDAQKSKMSLMDLYEKDFLEKQRLADEAAGGPDAARAEPLTEIEKDELRAIQMWQRLAQHLDALSNFHYTPKPVQQDLEARVRAVENQAPAVVIENVGNFATTRENALAPQDLYRGSSHRFADVGIDELTPKERQTLRRSKKEAGKKDKERKEARGKQRADARKQKQQSAE, from the coding sequence ATGCCATCTAATagcacctctgcctcctcgcctGGCAAGGCGATGGCGGGGCCAAAGCTTGTCGGCCAGCTGCGCTCGTCGGAGCGCGTGCTGGATCGGCTCACAAGCAGTTCCATGGACCATCTCGTTGCTTCTCGTCGAAGCGGTGATGCCGTGTTGCGGGAGTCCCTCACTGCACTGTACTCACTCGCGACGAAACTGCACTCACCTGCGCTGCGCTTCGCCTCAAGCACCATCGAGACGCGTAAGGAGAGGCACATCACCACAGAGCAGGTGTGGGGCCAGCTGAACGTCCTGATGCGGCCGGTGCTTCGCCAGCTGGGGAATAATGTCCACCGTGCCAGGTTGCTCtacggtggcagcgccgaggGCGCCTCAGCGAAGGCGACGCAGCAACGATCTCGCAAGGCCAAAGCGACGACAGACAAAGACGATGACGGTGACCGTAGCGCAGACGAGCCCGACGGCGACGTCGCGGGGAAGGCTATTCTTTCTACCCGCACCTCGGAGTTGGATGAGAGTGACCTAGATGAGGAGATCGAGTCTCTGCTGGCGAAGCAGGCGGAGAGGCGCAGACTGCGGAaggaggcgagagggggtggcggcggcggcgatgattCGTGGCGCTACGCCTTCGGCAAGGAGAACGCCGGtgaggaggacgatgaggaggacgactGGAACGGCGAGGGCTCTGACCACGGCCGattgcgccgccgccgccgtcaggAGGTCGAAGAGAAAGTTGAAGAAGAGGTCGGCATGGACTTCGAAGAGGACGTGCGGGATGGGGCGCTGGCGAACCAGCACGCGCGAGATCGCAACCTGCGGGCCATGGTAGACGCCCAAGATGATGCAGAGCCCGAGGAGGACCTCGCCGCGCTCCGTGAGCTATACGGTGACGACTTCGAGGATGACGGGCGAGGCTTCttgggagaggaggaggacgaggacccGGATATGGAGGAGGACATCGAGCTTGACGATCCAGCCAACGAGGCGGCCGATGACGCGTACAACGAGCGGGACGGAGCGTACTTTGGCAAGGGCGACATCCTCAACGACGAGGCAGGCGACTTCGAAGAAGAGCACGGAGGCTACGGTAGTTGTGCCAGGTACAGTGGCGGTGAGGATGGTGACGACACTGGCGTTGCGCTGCAGGACgaggcgaaggagatggATGAGGAGCTGCTCGCCGCCCTGGAGGACCCAAGCCTATCTGAGctgcagaaggagcgcctgcgtGAGAAACATATGGTGCGCAAgatggaggagaagcgacTGTTTTCCACCGACTGGAGCATGGTGGGCGAAACGACCGCCAGCAAACGCCCACGCGACGcactgctggaggtggacaACCTGGAGTTTGAGTACGGCATGAAGGCGACCCCGGTCATCACCGAGGCGTTCACCGCCAAACTGGAGGACCGCATCAAGCAGCGCATCCAGGACGAGAACTACGACGATGTGAAGCGCAAGATGGTCTTGTCAACAGAGGCTGACATTACTCACTTGAAGTACGACGCTGCCCTCGATGCGCAGAAGTCAAAGATGTCGCTGATGGACCTCTACGAAAAGGATTTTCTGGAGAAGCAACGCCTCGCAGACGAGGCGGCCGGCGGCCCTGATGCAGCGAGAGCCGAACCGCTCACGGAGATCGAGAAAGATGAGCTGCGGGCGATCCAGATGTGGCAGCGGCTGGCTCAGCACCTCGACGCCCTGAGTAACTTCCACTACACGCCCAAACCGGTGCAGCAAGACCTTGAagcacgcgtgcgcgcagTAGAGAACCAGGCACCGGCTGTGGTGATCGAGAATGTGGGCAACTTCGCCACGACTCGCGAGAACGCACTGGCCCCGCAAGACCTTTACCGTGGCTCATCGCACCGCTTCGCTGATGTTGGCATTGATGAACTGACGCCAAAGGAGCGCCAGACCTTGCGCCGCTCCAAGAAAGAGGCGGGAAAGAAAGATAAAGAGCGCAAGGAGGCCCGTggcaagcagcgcgccgatGCGCGcaagcagaagcagcagtcgGCAGAGTAG
- a CDS encoding putative heat shock protein 90 — MANSNVHRVVLVALLLLGSVTVSAGDARGSPITFQAEVSKMLDILVNSLYTNHAVFLRELISNGSDALDKIRVLYLTSPKEPLTKDGETPTMDLRISFDNENHELILRDGGIGMTKEELTQHLGSLGSSGTKHFLEKLQEGSGAVGGDQSNLIGQFGVGFYSVFLVGNRVRVASKSDDSDEQYVWESKGDGEYFLYPDPRGNTLGRGTEITIELKPEDQEFLSAETIKKTIHQYSEFINFPIYVQEEVEVKPKTEIRTSEPGAEVGFMKEVVVEEDNNGEEKVPRMEKRWTLINENRPIWTRQIGNVTEEEYIKFYKAFSGDYRDPLYFSHFKVEGEVDFDSILFIPSTVDPASFSDDKANPSTNIKLYVRRVFITDEFRDLLPRYLNFVKGIVDSNDLPLNVSREVLQESRILRVIKKKLVRKALNMFANIAAQDVEIANKDHAEDPAPSGHTHLKKPTYAKFWDLFGKHLRLGAITDSNNRNRLMKLFRYKSSASETEYISLQAYVDRMKKGQKGIYYLSGDSVDRIKKSPVLEDALNHGFEVIFMTDPIDEYAVSHLTDFAGNKLINLAKEGVAFEETDSRQRVVDKKRREKYNSLFTHLRGIFGYSEVRKVILTRRMTNEAFIVSSGDNQITARLASIMRGQSMSLADQKVTAERVLEVNYRHPLVDEMFKRFTVNEDDEVATDIAWVLYDTANLQAEFPVADVAAYAKRINRLLRSSVDLNADDSLLPPDDDEYTVFDTETEEEKPTNDAEYTVSDTATEEEKPTNDADASETTGADSDGDL; from the coding sequence ATGGCCAATTCGAACGTGCACCGCGTGGTgctcgtggcgctgctgctgctcggttCCGTCACGGTATCGGCTGGCGATGCCCGCGGCAGCCCCATCACCTTTCAAGCCGAGGTGTCGAAGATGCTGGACATCCTCGTCAACTCCCTTTACACCAACCACGCCGTTTTTTTGCGCGAACTGATATCGAATGGCAGCGACGCACTCGATAAGATTCGCGTACTTTACCTCACCTCTCCCAAGGAGCCGCTCACGAAGGATGGCGAGACCCCGACAATGGACCTCCGCATCTCTTTTGACAATGAGAACCATGAGCTCATCctgcgcgacggcggcatcgGGATGACGAAGGAGGAGCTCACACAACATCTCGGCTCCCTCGGCAGCTCTGGCACCAAGCACTTTctcgagaagctgcaggagggTAGCGGCGCTGTCGGTGGCGACCAGAGCAACCTGATTGGCCAGTTTGGTGTTGGCTTCTATTCTGTCTTCCTCGTCGGCAACCGCGTACGCGTCGCGTCCAAgagcgacgacagcgacgagcAGTATGTCTGGGAGTCTAAGGGGGACGGGGAGTACTTCCTTTACCCCGACCCGCGCGGCAACACGCTCGGCCGCGGAACTGAGATTACCATCGAGCTAAAGCCGGAGGATCAGGAGTTCCTGTCCGCTGAAACGATCAAGAAGACGATCCACCAGTACAGCGAGTTCATCAACTTCCCAATCTACGTTcaggaagaggtggaggtgaagCCGAAGACTGAGATAAGGACGTCAGAACCGGGCGCCGAGGTGGGGTTCatgaaggaggtggtggtggaggaggacaacaATGGGGAGGAGAAGGTTCCTAGGATGGAGAAGCGCTGGACGCTGATCAACGAGAACCGCCCAATCTGGACCCGCCAGATCGGTAACGtgacagaggaggagtacATCAAATTCTACAAGGCGTTCTCCGGCGACTACCGCGACCCCTTATACTTCAGCCACTTCAAGGTGGAGGGCGAGGTGGACTTTGACTCGATCCTTTTTATTCCCAGCACCGTCGACCCGGCGTCCTTCTCCGATGATAAAGCCAACCCGAGCACGAACATTAAGTTGTACGTGCGCCGCGTCTTCATTACGGACGAGTTCCGCGACTTGCTGCCGCGCTACCTGAACTTTGTCAAGGGCATTGTAGACAGCAACGACTTGCCGCTGAACGTATCGcgtgaggtgctgcaggagagcCGTATCTTGCGCGTGATCAAGAAGAAGCTTGTGCGCAAGGCGCTGAACATGTTTGCCAACATTGCGGCACAGGACGTGGAGATCGCGAACAAGGATCACGCGGAGGACCCGGCTCCGTCTGGGCACACTCACCTCAAGAAACCGACCTACGCCAAGTTCTGGGACTTGTTTGGCAAGCATCTGCGTCTTGGCGCCATAACTGACAGCAACAACCGCAATCGCCTCATGAAACTGTTCCGCTATAAGTCCAGTGCAAGTGAAACGGAGTACATCAGCCTTCAGGCCTACGTGGACCGCATGAAGAAGGGACAGAAAGGCATCTACTACCTCTCCGGCGACTCGGTGGACCGGATTAAGAAGTCTCCAGTGCTGGAGGACGCCCTCAACCACGGCTTTGAGGTGATCTTCATGACGGACCCCATCGACGAGTACGCTGTATCGCATTTGACCGACTTTGCCGGCAATAAACTCATTAACCTCgcgaaggagggggtggcgtTTGAGGAGACCGACTCGCGGCAGCGAGTGGTGGACAAGAAGCGGAGGGAGAAGTACAATTCCCTATTTACGCATCTACGCGGGATCTTCGGGTACTCGGAGGTGCGCAAGGTTATCTTGACGAGGCGCATGACAAATGAGGCGTTCATCGTGTCCTCCGGTGATAATCAAATCACAGCACGCCTGGCCAGCATAATGCGCGGCCAGTCTATGTCCCTCGCAGACCAGAAGGTGACTGCCGAGCGTGTGTTGGAGGTGAACTACCGCCACCCTCTGGTGGACGAGATGTTCAAGCGCTTCACCGTGaacgaggatgacgaggtgGCGACAGACATTGCGTGGGTGCTGTACGATACGGCGAACTTGCAGGCCGAGTTCCCGGTAGCGGACGTGGCGGCCTATGCGAAGCGCATTAACCGTctgctccgcagcagcgtcgatCTGAACGCGGACGACTCGCTGCTACCGCCGGACGACGACGAGTACACCGTCTTCGACAcagagacggaggaggagaagccgACGAACGACGCCGAGTACACCGTCTCCGACACagcgacggaggaggagaagccgACGAACGACGCCGATGCGAGCGAGACGACTGGAGCGGATAGCGATGGCGATCTATAG
- a CDS encoding putative U-box domain protein, which translates to MANVGQLDAYIQSGAVIDDARLDQWIQMSDISNAQGYYSGDAAAVSEAVRRVSRTVVAQYLNNADVQAVPLRRKTKFCLLLNNFSLYKPVRSVVFDCLEGMTSIFEKSVKDEGTMPFDSELGRMSEHVLVLLMRVMDYKLKAAAVHEFAEHNTQFAIQLLLAILLKEPPYEFELRCNCISGLLGFTQPQAFFGVGEKIEEHSCAKFTEKVDFMLNLMLRLQAIQVVSDVLGEAIASSETVPPLVQSAVNNTMWTIMNIFKFSSKEATQWRQHILLSTTFLDGTVMMHVQALAAKLHEAMTAPAPCVSSPVLHSLNLSFLFGAFATYHMEEASQEVRIFCTFFHDLFQLSIRPIVTDARVSGQVMVMYINLLHFMCNVDAMGEVPSYPMDGLMPELSSAALRATVEAFLKKEVGGCGLPFTEAWYRQFRRITPDTLIAQDSTTFQCIDNCFLSMITQLTAQQAPVVAQAAPAGGARLLGEMPALRPEKKNKISIDKAAAPIRHKMSPSAKQDSVEGMDADLLCSLTGAVMKNPVSSPYGQTYEKEAIMSWLGQNGSVCPITGRPLTVAQLTPNTAVATKIMQQIVRQTMTSQPVAEDDMYKF; encoded by the coding sequence ATGGCGAATGTTGGTCAGCTGGATGCATACATCCAGAGCGGCGCCGTGATCGACGATGCAAGGCTGGACCAATGGATTCAAATGAGCGACATCTCGAATGCACAGGGCTACTACAgtggcgatgctgctgccgtcagtgaggcggtgcgccgcgtcTCTCGCACCGTCGTGGCGCAGTACCTGAACAATGCTGATGTGCAggccgtgccgctgcgccgtaAGACGAAGTTCTGCCTGCTCCTGAACAACTTCTCCCTTTACAAGCCGGTGCGGTCGGTTGTGTTCGATTGCTTGGAGGGGATGACAAGCATCTTCGAGAAATCCGTCAAGGACGAAGGCACAATGCCGTTTGACTCGGAGCTAGGCCGCATGTCGGAGCACGTACTAGTGCTACTGATGCGCGTGATGGACTACAAGCTGAAGGCGGCAGCTGTACACGAGTTTGCGGAGCACAACACGCAGTTTGCAattcagctgctgctggccatcTTACTGAAGGAACCGCCGTACGAGTTCGAGCTGCGGTGCAACTGCATTAGCGGCCTGCTCGGCTTCACCCAGCCGCAGGCTTTCTTTGGGGTGGGCGAGAAGATCGAGGAGCACAGCTGCGCCAAATTCACGGAGAAGGTGGACTTCATGCTGAACCTGATGCTGCGTCTGCAGGCGATCCAGGTGGTGAGCGATGTGCTCGGCGAAGCCATCGCAAGCTCGGAGACGGTGCCGCCGTTGGTCCAGAGTGCCGTGAACAACACGATGTGGACCATCATGAACATCTTCAAATTCTCCTCGAAGGAGGCGACACAGTGGCGTCAGCACATCCTTCTCTCGACGACCTTCCTCGACGGGACGGTGATGATGCATGTGCAGGCGCTGGCTGCAAAGCTGCATGAGGCGATGACCGCCCCGGCGCCGTGCGTCTCTAGCCCGGTGTTGCACTCCCTCaacctctctttcctcttcggtGCCTTTGCAACGTACCACATGGAGGAAGCGAGCCAGGAGGTGCGCATCTTCTGCACCTTCTTCCACGACCTCTTCCAGCTCTCGATCCGCCCCATCGTGACGGATGCACGCGTGTCGGGGCAGGTGATGGTCATGTACATCAACCTCCTCCACTTCATGTGCAACGTCGACGCCATGGGCGAGGTGCCCAGCTACCCGATGGACGGGCTGATGCCCGAATTATCGAGCGCGGCGCTGCGAGCGACCGTTGAGGCCTTCCTGAAGAAGGAGGTGGGCGGCTGCGGACTGCCTTTCACGGAGGCGTGGTATCGGCAGTTCCGTCGTATCACGCCCGACACCCTTATTGCGCAGGATTCGACCACGTTTCAGTGCATCGACAATTGCTTCCTTTCCATGATCACACAGCTGAccgcgcagcaggcgccggTGGTCGCACAGGCTGCTCCGGCTGGTGGCGCGCGCCTGTTGGGCGAGATGCCGGCGCTGAGGccagagaagaagaacaagATCTCCATCGACAAGGCCGCTGCACCAATCCGGCATAAAATGAGTCCAAGTGCGAAGCAGGACAGCGTCGAGGGCATGGACGCCGACCTCCTGTGCTCGCTGACTGGCGCCGTGATGAAGAACCCTGTCTCCTCGCCGTATGGGCAGACATATGAAAAGGAGGCTATCATGAGCTGGCTAGGGCAGAACGGCTCCGTCTGCCCCATCACCGGACGTCCTTTGACGGTGGCCCAGCTGACGCCGAACACGGCTGTGGCGACGAAGATTATGCAGCAGATTGTGCGTCAGACCATGACGTCGCAGCCGGTGGCCGAGGATGACATGTACAAATTctga